The DNA segment CATAAAATTATGCTTCTCGTGCTATGTCAAGAAGATTAAAATAGGTCCGTCTTTCCAATAACTTAACCTCTTCCACCTTGATGCGAACCCGATCGCCGATTTTAAATATTTTTTTGCGTTTTTTGCCCCGCAAACAGAGATGATCTTGATCATAAACATAGAAGTCACCCGATAAATTTTGCAAAGGGACAAGCCCTTCTACAAAATAGTCGAGCAGTTCCACAAAAAATCCGAATTTGGTGACATGCGAAATAATACCGTCAAACTCTTCCCCCAATTTGGACTGCATGAAAATCGTATTATGAAGCGCCAGCATCTCCCGTTCCGCATCCATCGCCCTTCTTTCCTGAATCGAGCAATGCTCTGCGATTTCTGCCAAAACCCCCATTTTTATTTTTTTGGTGTCGGGTCGCAGTGCCTGTTTCAAAAGGCGGTGGATGATCAAATCGGGATAACGGCGGATGGGTGATGTAAAATGACAATAGCATTCACTCGCCAATCCAAAATGCCCGACATTTTCGTGGCTGTAAACCGCCTGAGACATGGAACGCAATAACATGGTGTTGACGAGCCGGATTTCCGGATGCCCTTTAAAAAAATTGGCCACTTCTCCCAAAATTTTGGAACTGCTGGGAATTTTCATCTTTCCCTTGTAACCCAACCGGTTGACGAGCTGATAAAAACGGCGCAATTTGTCGGGCGGCGGAGAATCGTGCACACGATAAACGCATCCCACTTTTCTCTTTGTCAGAAAACGGGCGACGGATTCGTTGGCCACGATCATGAGCTCTTCAATAATCTGATGACTCCAGTTGCGTTCCGCGCGCTCAATGTTTTCAATGCCGCCGGTCAAATCCAAAACGATGTCGGGTTCCGGTAAATCAAAATCGATGGTGCCGCGTTTCGTGCGATTGGTTTTCAAATGGGTGGCCGCTTCGGAAAGAGTTTCCAACATGGACAGAAGCGAATCCATCTCCTCACGCAGTTTTTCTTCCCGGTCGACCAAAAGACGCCGAACAAGTGTGTAGGTCAGGCGAGCCTTGCTTTGAAAAATGGCGGAATAGAAATGTTCCGAATGAACATTGCCATTTTTGTCAATCACCATTTCGGCAACCATTGCCAGACGGTCTTCGTGCGGACGCAGACTGCACAAGCCGTTGGAAAGAACTTCCGGCAACATGGGCAGAACACGCCCGGGAAAATAAACGGAGGTGCCGCGATCGTATGCTTCGCGATCAAGCGGTTGGTTGGGTTTGATATAATAACTGACATCGGCAATGGCGACCCAAAGTTTGATATCACCACCCGAAAGCGGTTCTGCATAAACCGCATCATCAAAATCTTTGGCGTCTTCTCCATCAATGGTGACAAAACCTAGAGAACGAAGGTCTATTATAGGGGCTCGCGTCGCCCCCTCCGCCGGCAAAGCCGCCGGAGCCTCCCCCTCACGCTCGCTCTGCTCGCTGGTATTTCTAAAACTCCCCGCCTCTTCCAATACGGCATCGGGAAATGTTTTGGGCCACTGATGTTTGGCGATAACATATTCAATTTCGGCGGGGAGACTGCCTCTTTGAGGAAGACGTTCGATGACTTCACCCTCTAAACCACTTTTCCCTTGAGGATATTTTATAATTTTTGCGACGACATAATCGCCGCGGTGGAGACTTCGATCAACATTTTTCAATCTCATCCGGTGATGAACCCGTTGATCTTCCGTAATGAGAGACCAGTACTTCCCTTCCATCTCCAAACGTCCCACCAACTGCTTCAAACGGCGTTCCAGAATTTTTTCTACGGCCCCTTCGAAAAGACTCTTGTCGCTCTGTCGAACCGAGACTTCGACAATATCACCGTGCATGGCGTCCCCCACCAGACGCGCCGGAATAAAGACATCCGGATGTCCGGGCTCCTTAGGGATAACGAAACCATAACCTTCATAATGGAGGGATAACTCACCGACTATTTTATTCATTTTCAGGGTCAATCGTATTCTGGCGAGCGCAAAACAAAATATCCGATTTCTTTTTGTCATTCCCGCGGAGGCGGGAATCCAGAAAAGCTGAAAAAGACTGGATCCCTGCCTTCGCAGGGATGACAAACTGGTATACGCAAAAACGGACATTTTGTTTTGCGCTTGCCATCATTGACTTTTTCGTTATTCCTGAACTAAGGAGCGAACGCAAGGGAGGACTTGAACATGGTAGCAAAAGATTGGGCCGATCTTGACTTTGATGAAGACGAAGAGAAGGTATGCCCCAACTGCGGACATACTTATGACGAAGCAGAAAAAGCGTGCCCCCATTGTGGCGCCATCGTGAGCCAAGAAGACGACGAACTCGATGGTTTTCAAGAAGACGAAGAGAGTTAAGTCGACGAGCATCGTGAACAAATGATCTGGACACCCAAATTGGCATATAGCGTTGGGTTAATCACTACGGATGGAAATCTTTCTCCAGATGGTCGCCATTTCGATTTTACTTCGAATGACAGAGATCTCATTGAAACATTCAAAGAATGTCTCAACTTAAAAAACAAAATTTGCACAAAGAAAAGTGGCGGCACAAAAAAGAACACTTCTTTCAGAATTCAGTTTGGCGATGTAAAACTTTATCGATGGCTACTGACAATTGGATTAATGCCCAATAAATCGAAAATTCTGGGGCCACTAAAAATTCCAGACAAGTTCTTTTTTCATTTTTTGAGAGGCCATCTGGATGGAGATGGTTCTATTTGGAAATATTTTGATCAGGTCTATCCAAAAAGCCTGAGACTTTATATCACTTTTACCTCAGCCTCTTTGCCTCACCTGGAATGGATCCAGAGTAAAATCCAAAAATTAATCGCCAAAAAGGGCTCTCTCCAAAAAGGCAAAGGGGTATTTGTGCTTAAATTCAGTAAATGGGATTCAGTGGCACTTATAAAAAACCTTTATAAACCCAATGTTCCCTGTTTACAGAGAAAATATGTTCTTATAAAAGAATTTTTACCAGGCCGGCGTGGTGAAACTGGCAAACACGCTACATTCAGGGTGTAGTGGGAGCAATCCCTTGGAGGTTCAAGTCCTCTCGCCGGCACATGACATTGGTTCTTTTATTTCTGATGCAGTTGGGCTGGTCGGCTTCTTACATGTTCCAGAAACAGGTGATGATCGATATGCCTGTGGGACTGATTCTTATTTTTCGCTATGGCATTGCTTCGCTGGCCTTCTTGCTCGCAGGAAAATTCGGAGCGCGCAACAAAATGAGCGATCTGCTTCGTTGGCCCTCCTCGAAAGGTCCTCACGTACCATTAAAGGTACGCTCCGGCCTTTCTCGTCGGGACCGCCTCGCATCTCATCTCATTTTGTTGCGCGCTTTTAAACTCACCACAAAATTTTCAGCGCGTGAATGGATGCTCATCATCTTCATGGGTGTTCTTGTTTTTTCGGGTTCCCCCTATTGCCAACTGATCGCCCTGACTCACACCTACGCCACAGACACCGCCATCCTAACCGCCTTCGAACCGCTCATCGCGGCCTCCATCGCCGCTATTTTTTTGAAGGAACGCATCGGGTGGAAAACATTGGCCGCTTTTTTTGTGGCCACTTTTGGAATGATTATCATGTCGGGTTGGCAGGGAACCGCGGGCTCTTTGGAAGTACAGCGCATGTTGGGCGACACTTTTTTTCTGGCGGCTCTTTTGTTTGAAGGAGTGGGCTCCACGGTTTCGCGTTATATGGTGCGGAAAAGAAATCCTTTTGAGTTGATGGCTTGGATGATGTTCGTGGGTTTTTTATTCAATCTTGCCTGTTACTGGCCTCTGCTCACACCCACCAATATCGCCGCGGTTGGAATAAAAAGCTGGGGAGCAACACTGTATCTGGCGCTTATTTGTTCCGCGCTCTCTTACAGTGGATGGACTTATCTGTTGAAAAAAATTCCGGTGAATCAACTCGCTTTGTCAACTTTCCTACAGCCAATTTGTGGAACTTTTTTGGCCCACCATTTCATTAACGAGCCTCTCGATGAAAAAACCCTGCTTGGCGGCGGTTTGATTTTGTCTTCGCTTCTGCTCTGGCTCTTCAGTCATCTAAGAAAAGCTGTCAGCGATCAGCGATCAGCAATCAGTTTTCAGGTTGTGAAATGATTGAGTTTTCATTAGCTGACCGCTGATAGCTGATCGCTTTTTTCAAATTAACGATACCGACAGACGTAAAAAACTACTCCTGAAAACAGCACAAAATTCACCGACCCAAAAATTTTAAAGGTCATATCTTCGGTGACGAGAATTTGCGGCAACATCAACAAAGAACAGATCCAAACGCCAAAAGTCCAGATAAGGCTGATGTTGTTTGAACTTTTGTTGCGCCGGATTGTCAGGATGAGCGGAATGTTGAAAAAAGGAAGGATGAATCCCGCAATCATTCCGAGATAAAGAGAAAAACTTTTCATTCTTTCTTTCCCACCGGACGCGCTTTGATCAGCAGAAGAGGAATCTCCACCTGATGACGAACTTTTGTTGCGGTGGAGCCATGAATAAAATCGGACAAAAAACGGTGGCCGTGTGTGGACATGGCAATCAAATCGCAATTTCGTTCCTTGGCGAATTTGATAATCTCATCGGCGGGTTCTCCCATCGCCAAAAAATGAGTGGTCTTGATTCCCTGCTTCATCAGTCGCTTAGCCACCTCTGCCAAATATCGCTTGTCCTGTTTCATCTCTTCCGATTCACGCAGGCGAAGACGTTCATAATTTCTGGCAACCCATCCGTCGGCCACATGCAAAAGCAAAACTTCGCTCGGAATAAAACGGTGCAACTTTTCGATATGCTCCAAAATGGTTTTATCCGCCGGCGTATGATCCAATGTCACCAAAATTTTTTTATACATAAATTGTCATATACAAAAGCCATGTGTTCAGCGCGGCAATAAAAACCGCCATCGCATAACCAATTCCTTTCATCAACCATCCATTCGCGAAACGCCCCATCTTTTTGCGATCGCTTGTGAAAAAAACCAGCGGAAAAACCGCAAACGAAAGTTGAAGACTCAAAACCACCTGACTTAAGATGAGAAGCTTTCCCATCCCGCGCGCTCCGAAAAAAGCGGTTACAATCACCGCGGGAATAATCGCAAGGAGACGCGTCATAAGACGGCGCACGACCGGTGGCAAGCGGAGATTCAAAAAACCCTCCATGACAATCTGCCCCGCAAGAGTGCCTGTCAGTGTCGCGTTTTGTCCGGAAGCCAGCAGGGCCACGGCAAAAAGAAAACCGCCGAAGGAAACGCCAAGAAGCGGGCTCAACAATTTATACGCCTCTTCTATCCCCTGCACTTCATGAAGACCGCGGCTGTAAAAAACACCGGCAGACATAATGAGAATCGAGGCGTTGATCATCAGCGCAAAAAGAAGCGCAACGGTGGAGTCGATGGTGGCATATTTGATCGCCATTTTTTTTCCCTCTTCCGTATCGGGATAGTTGCGCGTCTGCACAATGGAAGAATGAAGATACAAATTGTGCGGCATGACGGTCGCCCCCAAAATACCAACGGCGATGTAAAGCATTTCCGGATTTTTAAAAATCTCCGTTGTCGGAATGAAACCGTGCAGAACACCGGCAATATCCGGCTTGGATAAAATAATTTCCGTCAGAAAACAGGCGCCGATAATAAGAATGAGCGTGATGACAAGCGCCTCAACATATCGAAACCCTTTATTCTGCAAATATAAAAGAAGCAGAACATCCCCGGCGGTAATTACAACGCCCCACACAA comes from the Deltaproteobacteria bacterium genome and includes:
- a CDS encoding DMT family transporter is translated as MTLVLLFLMQLGWSASYMFQKQVMIDMPVGLILIFRYGIASLAFLLAGKFGARNKMSDLLRWPSSKGPHVPLKVRSGLSRRDRLASHLILLRAFKLTTKFSAREWMLIIFMGVLVFSGSPYCQLIALTHTYATDTAILTAFEPLIAASIAAIFLKERIGWKTLAAFFVATFGMIIMSGWQGTAGSLEVQRMLGDTFFLAALLFEGVGSTVSRYMVRKRNPFELMAWMMFVGFLFNLACYWPLLTPTNIAAVGIKSWGATLYLALICSALSYSGWTYLLKKIPVNQLALSTFLQPICGTFLAHHFINEPLDEKTLLGGGLILSSLLLWLFSHLRKAVSDQRSAISFQVVK
- a CDS encoding universal stress protein; the encoded protein is MYKKILVTLDHTPADKTILEHIEKLHRFIPSEVLLLHVADGWVARNYERLRLRESEEMKQDKRYLAEVAKRLMKQGIKTTHFLAMGEPADEIIKFAKERNCDLIAMSTHGHRFLSDFIHGSTATKVRHQVEIPLLLIKARPVGKKE
- a CDS encoding zinc-ribbon domain-containing protein, producing MVAKDWADLDFDEDEEKVCPNCGHTYDEAEKACPHCGAIVSQEDDELDGFQEDEES
- a CDS encoding Nramp family divalent metal transporter, yielding MKEITVMPNMNAWRLEPGRPSLPEVHRSVPMPESASLWRKLLAFAGPGYLVAVGYMDPGNWATDLAGGARFNYALLSVILLSNIMAMFLQALSAKLGIVTGRDLAQACRDHYSKPVRLSLWVLCEIAIAACDLAEVIGSAIALNLLFSIPLVWGVVITAGDVLLLLYLQNKGFRYVEALVITLILIIGACFLTEIILSKPDIAGVLHGFIPTTEIFKNPEMLYIAVGILGATVMPHNLYLHSSIVQTRNYPDTEEGKKMAIKYATIDSTVALLFALMINASILIMSAGVFYSRGLHEVQGIEEAYKLLSPLLGVSFGGFLFAVALLASGQNATLTGTLAGQIVMEGFLNLRLPPVVRRLMTRLLAIIPAVIVTAFFGARGMGKLLILSQVVLSLQLSFAVFPLVFFTSDRKKMGRFANGWLMKGIGYAMAVFIAALNTWLLYMTIYV
- the rnr gene encoding ribonuclease R gives rise to the protein MSVFAYTSLSSLRRQGSSLFQLFWIPASAGMTKRNRIFCFALARIRLTLKMNKIVGELSLHYEGYGFVIPKEPGHPDVFIPARLVGDAMHGDIVEVSVRQSDKSLFEGAVEKILERRLKQLVGRLEMEGKYWSLITEDQRVHHRMRLKNVDRSLHRGDYVVAKIIKYPQGKSGLEGEVIERLPQRGSLPAEIEYVIAKHQWPKTFPDAVLEEAGSFRNTSEQSEREGEAPAALPAEGATRAPIIDLRSLGFVTIDGEDAKDFDDAVYAEPLSGGDIKLWVAIADVSYYIKPNQPLDREAYDRGTSVYFPGRVLPMLPEVLSNGLCSLRPHEDRLAMVAEMVIDKNGNVHSEHFYSAIFQSKARLTYTLVRRLLVDREEKLREEMDSLLSMLETLSEAATHLKTNRTKRGTIDFDLPEPDIVLDLTGGIENIERAERNWSHQIIEELMIVANESVARFLTKRKVGCVYRVHDSPPPDKLRRFYQLVNRLGYKGKMKIPSSSKILGEVANFFKGHPEIRLVNTMLLRSMSQAVYSHENVGHFGLASECYCHFTSPIRRYPDLIIHRLLKQALRPDTKKIKMGVLAEIAEHCSIQERRAMDAEREMLALHNTIFMQSKLGEEFDGIISHVTKFGFFVELLDYFVEGLVPLQNLSGDFYVYDQDHLCLRGKKRKKIFKIGDRVRIKVEEVKLLERRTYFNLLDIAREA